One genomic window of Micrococcus flavus includes the following:
- the pgm gene encoding phosphoglucomutase (alpha-D-glucose-1,6-bisphosphate-dependent), with protein MSETTHIPAAQRPGTRALPEDLIDVVALLTAYREGHPDPSDPAQKVVFGTSGHRGSALKTSFNDDHIAAITQAVVEYRANKGIKGAVLVGKDTHALSGPAQDTAVQVLLGNDVEVKVDARDGYTPTPAVSHAILHLNAGRELAPSGFAVDGDNAGLVDGLVITPSHNPPADGGFKYNPPHGGPADTDATGWIAARANELLAAGLEGVHRVAAEDVAGHPKLGTFDFLDRYVTDLPRVVDLDAIRDAGVRIGADPMGGASVAYWGEIGQRHGLDLTVVNPEVDPTFGFMTLDWDGKIRMDCSSPNAMASLIERMTPDANGEAPFDVATGNDADADRHGIVTPDGGLMNPNHFLAVAIDYLYRHREQWPADAGVGKTLVSSSMIDRVAADLGRELVEVPVGFKWFVPGLLSGSGVFGGEESAGASFVQFDGGAWSTDKDGLLLCLLAAEIQAVTGQSPSQYYRDLMAMHGDPAYARIDAPATSEQKAALKALSPDDVTATELAGETILAALTNAPGNDAPIGGLKVVTQNAWFAARPSGTEDVYKIYAESFLGAEHLKRVQAEAQQIVDAVISA; from the coding sequence ATGAGCGAGACCACGCACATCCCCGCCGCCCAGCGACCCGGCACCCGTGCCCTGCCCGAGGACCTGATCGACGTCGTGGCCCTGCTCACGGCCTACCGCGAGGGACACCCGGACCCCTCCGACCCGGCCCAGAAGGTCGTGTTCGGCACCTCCGGCCACCGCGGCTCCGCGCTGAAGACCTCGTTCAACGACGACCACATCGCGGCGATCACGCAGGCGGTCGTAGAGTACCGCGCGAACAAGGGCATCAAGGGCGCCGTCCTGGTGGGCAAGGACACCCACGCGCTGTCCGGCCCTGCGCAGGACACGGCCGTGCAGGTGCTGCTCGGCAACGACGTCGAGGTGAAGGTGGACGCCCGCGACGGCTACACGCCCACCCCCGCGGTCTCCCACGCGATCCTGCACCTGAACGCCGGGCGCGAGCTGGCGCCGTCGGGCTTCGCAGTGGACGGGGACAACGCCGGCCTCGTGGACGGCCTCGTGATCACCCCGTCCCACAACCCGCCCGCGGACGGCGGCTTCAAGTACAACCCGCCCCACGGCGGCCCCGCGGACACGGACGCCACCGGCTGGATCGCCGCGCGCGCCAACGAGCTGCTCGCCGCGGGCCTGGAGGGTGTGCACCGCGTGGCCGCCGAGGACGTGGCGGGCCACCCGAAGCTGGGGACCTTCGACTTCCTGGACCGCTACGTGACCGACCTGCCGCGCGTCGTGGACCTGGACGCCATCCGGGACGCCGGCGTGCGGATCGGCGCCGACCCCATGGGCGGGGCCTCCGTGGCGTACTGGGGCGAGATCGGGCAGCGGCACGGGCTGGACCTGACCGTGGTGAACCCGGAGGTGGACCCGACCTTCGGGTTCATGACCCTGGACTGGGACGGGAAGATCCGCATGGACTGCTCCTCCCCGAACGCCATGGCGTCCCTGATCGAGCGCATGACCCCGGACGCGAACGGCGAGGCGCCCTTCGACGTCGCCACGGGCAACGACGCCGACGCGGACCGGCACGGGATCGTCACCCCGGACGGCGGGCTGATGAACCCCAACCACTTCCTGGCCGTGGCGATCGACTACCTCTACCGCCACCGCGAGCAGTGGCCAGCCGACGCAGGCGTGGGCAAGACGCTCGTGTCGTCGTCGATGATCGACCGCGTGGCCGCCGACCTCGGCCGCGAGCTCGTGGAGGTCCCCGTGGGCTTCAAGTGGTTCGTGCCGGGGCTGCTCTCCGGTTCGGGCGTGTTCGGCGGCGAGGAGTCCGCGGGCGCGTCCTTCGTGCAGTTCGACGGCGGCGCGTGGTCCACGGACAAGGACGGGCTGCTGCTGTGCCTGCTGGCCGCGGAGATCCAGGCGGTGACGGGGCAGTCGCCGTCGCAGTACTACCGCGACCTCATGGCGATGCACGGCGATCCGGCCTACGCCCGGATCGACGCCCCCGCCACGTCCGAGCAGAAGGCCGCGCTCAAGGCGCTCTCCCCCGACGACGTCACCGCCACCGAGCTGGCCGGCGAGACCATCCTGGCCGCGCTGACCAACGCCCCGGGCAACGACGCCCCGATCGGCGGCCTCAAGGTGGTCACGCAGAACGCGTGGTTCGCGGCCCGGCCCTCCGGCACGGAGGACGTGTACAAGATCTACGCCGAGTCCTTCCTGGGCGCTGAGCACCTGAAGCGGGTGCAGGCCGAGGCGCAGCAGATCGTGGACGCGGTCATCTCCGCCTGA
- a CDS encoding malate dehydrogenase has protein sequence MTHTTSSPTPQTVTVTGAAGNIGYALLFRIASGQMLGTDTPVRLRLLEIPSAVRAAEGVAMELADSAFPLLASVDVTDDPATAFEGTTHALLVGARPRTAGMERADLLHANGGIFGPQGRAINDHADEAVRVVVVGNPANTNALIASAHAPDVPAERFTALTRLDHNRAVSQLAARAGVGVTDVDGITIWGNHSATQFPDLTHARVRVAGDDGGAPAWRPALDVVDRGWAADEFIPRVAKRGAEIIEVRGSSSAASAASATIDHMRDWSLGTGVDAEGAPRRTSAAVVSDGSYGVPEGLISSFPVTSDGSGAWTIAPGLGPDESLLPGEGGRLAATVAELEAERDAVRGLGLL, from the coding sequence GTGACCCACACCACCTCCTCCCCCACCCCGCAAACCGTCACCGTCACGGGCGCCGCCGGCAACATCGGCTACGCCCTGCTCTTCCGGATCGCCTCCGGCCAGATGCTCGGCACCGACACCCCGGTGCGCCTGCGCCTGCTGGAGATCCCCTCCGCCGTGCGCGCCGCCGAGGGCGTGGCCATGGAGCTCGCGGACAGCGCGTTCCCGCTGCTCGCGTCCGTGGACGTCACGGACGACCCGGCCACCGCCTTCGAGGGCACCACGCACGCCCTGCTCGTCGGCGCCCGGCCCCGCACCGCCGGCATGGAGCGCGCGGACCTGCTGCACGCCAACGGCGGGATCTTCGGCCCCCAGGGCCGCGCCATCAACGACCACGCGGACGAGGCGGTGCGCGTCGTCGTCGTGGGCAACCCGGCCAACACCAACGCGCTGATCGCCTCCGCGCACGCCCCGGACGTGCCCGCCGAGCGCTTCACCGCGCTGACCCGCCTGGACCACAACCGCGCCGTGTCCCAGCTGGCCGCCCGCGCCGGCGTGGGCGTCACGGACGTGGACGGGATCACCATCTGGGGCAACCACTCCGCCACCCAGTTCCCGGACCTCACCCACGCGCGCGTGCGGGTGGCCGGCGACGACGGCGGCGCCCCCGCCTGGCGCCCCGCCCTGGACGTGGTGGACCGCGGCTGGGCCGCGGACGAGTTCATCCCGAGGGTGGCCAAGCGCGGCGCGGAGATCATCGAGGTCCGCGGGTCCTCGTCAGCGGCGTCCGCGGCGTCCGCCACGATCGACCACATGCGCGACTGGTCCCTGGGCACCGGCGTGGACGCCGAGGGCGCGCCGCGGCGGACCTCCGCGGCGGTGGTCTCAGACGGCTCCTACGGGGTGCCGGAGGGCCTGATCAGTTCGTTCCCGGTGACCTCGGACGGCTCCGGGGCGTGGACGATCGCCCCGGGGCTGGGCCCGGACGAGTCCCTCCTGCCGGGCGAGGGCGGGCGGCTGGCCGCCACGGTGGCCGAGCTCGAGGCCGAGCGGGACGCCGTGCGGGGTCTCGGGCTGCTCTGA
- a CDS encoding HAD family hydrolase yields MSVLPVSARRPRLIATDLDGTVIGYRHTRSGRLSPRTIAALRAAHEAGVVVVFVTGRPLRWLGPLQDQLGDVGPVICSNGAVVVDVAADRVLVSHPLETAAMGRVVARVRALDPTATFGAEALEGFFWEDAFAADEFGQSRAATVEEALPAEATVVKLMAKSGRMDPDAFLAAVREVGEGIVTATHSAPGVPLVEMSAPGVHKAATLAEYAARHGIAAEDVVAFGDMPNDAEMLAWAGLGLAVASAHPSLREVADAVVGACDDDGVAAAIEQLLALPTR; encoded by the coding sequence ATGTCCGTCCTGCCCGTCTCCGCGCGCCGTCCCCGGCTGATCGCCACGGACCTGGACGGCACCGTGATCGGCTACCGGCACACGCGCAGCGGGCGGCTGTCCCCGCGGACCATCGCCGCGCTGCGGGCCGCGCACGAGGCGGGCGTCGTCGTCGTGTTCGTGACGGGCCGGCCCCTGCGCTGGCTCGGACCGCTGCAGGACCAGCTGGGGGACGTGGGCCCGGTGATCTGCTCCAACGGGGCCGTGGTGGTGGACGTGGCCGCGGACCGGGTGCTGGTCTCCCACCCGCTCGAGACCGCCGCGATGGGCCGCGTGGTGGCCCGCGTGCGCGCCCTGGACCCGACCGCCACGTTCGGCGCCGAGGCCCTCGAGGGGTTCTTCTGGGAGGACGCGTTCGCCGCGGACGAGTTCGGCCAGTCCCGCGCCGCCACCGTGGAGGAGGCCCTGCCCGCGGAGGCCACCGTGGTGAAGCTGATGGCCAAGTCCGGCCGGATGGATCCGGACGCGTTCCTGGCCGCGGTGCGGGAGGTCGGCGAGGGGATCGTGACCGCGACCCACTCCGCGCCCGGGGTGCCGCTCGTGGAGATGTCCGCCCCCGGCGTGCACAAGGCCGCCACGCTCGCCGAGTACGCCGCCCGGCACGGGATCGCCGCCGAGGACGTGGTGGCCTTCGGGGACATGCCCAACGACGCCGAGATGCTCGCCTGGGCGGGCCTTGGCCTGGCCGTGGCCAGCGCGCACCCCTCCCTGCGGGAGGTGGCGGACGCCGTCGTGGGGGCCTGCGACGACGACGGGGTCGCCGCCGCCATCGAGCAGCTGCTGGCGCTGCCGACGCGCTGA
- a CDS encoding carbohydrate kinase family protein — protein sequence MIGEALVDVVLSDTATPRAHPGGSPLNVAVGLSRLERPVVFAGRIGRDEYGDMIAAHLQDNDVRSLLEPDASPSSVATARLDPTGAASYEFELDWTLPAAEELARLLHEAHDGRLVHVHAGSIATMLAPGDASVMGALAAAQPHATISYDPNVRPSIVPDREFARARAEEVVRLSDVVHASDEDIAWLYPDRPLMDSLRAWREAGPALVVMTRGAEDIVAVTAEHEVERPIFPVDVADTVGAGDSFTAALLAALDDRTLLGAENRERLHSMDLHDIQSVLIYASRASAITASRPGADPPTRDELAD from the coding sequence GTGATCGGCGAGGCCCTGGTGGACGTGGTGCTCTCTGACACCGCCACGCCGAGGGCGCACCCGGGCGGCAGCCCCCTGAACGTCGCCGTCGGGCTCAGCCGGCTCGAGCGCCCCGTGGTGTTCGCCGGGCGCATCGGCCGGGACGAGTACGGGGACATGATCGCCGCGCACCTGCAGGACAACGACGTGCGCAGCCTCCTCGAGCCGGACGCCTCCCCGAGCTCCGTGGCCACCGCGCGACTGGACCCCACCGGCGCCGCCAGCTACGAGTTCGAGCTGGACTGGACCCTGCCCGCCGCCGAGGAGCTGGCCCGTCTCCTGCACGAGGCCCATGACGGCCGGCTGGTGCACGTGCACGCCGGCTCGATCGCCACGATGCTCGCCCCCGGGGACGCCTCCGTGATGGGCGCCCTGGCCGCCGCGCAGCCGCACGCCACGATCAGCTACGACCCCAACGTGCGCCCCTCGATCGTGCCGGACCGGGAGTTCGCCCGCGCCCGCGCCGAGGAGGTCGTGCGCCTCTCCGACGTGGTGCACGCCTCGGACGAGGACATCGCGTGGCTCTACCCGGACCGTCCGCTGATGGACTCGCTGCGCGCGTGGCGGGAGGCCGGCCCGGCGCTCGTGGTCATGACCCGCGGCGCCGAGGACATCGTGGCCGTCACCGCCGAGCACGAGGTGGAGCGCCCCATCTTCCCGGTGGACGTCGCGGACACCGTGGGCGCCGGCGACTCCTTCACCGCCGCCCTCCTGGCCGCCCTCGACGACCGCACCCTCCTGGGCGCCGAGAACCGGGAGCGCCTGCACTCCATGGACCTGCATGACATCCAGTCCGTGCTGATCTACGCCTCTCGCGCCTCGGCCATCACGGCGTCCCGCCCCGGCGCCGACCCGCCCACGCGGGACGAGCTGGCGGACTGA
- a CDS encoding NYN domain-containing protein has translation MSVRQTYLLVDGENIDATLGMSVLNRRPHPEERPRWQRVLAHVERAWGQPVRPLFFLAVEGEIPFGFVQALTTMGYQPILLKGSGKVVDIGIQRTAEALLNREADVVLASHDVDFAPHMQALAAEGSRVAVMGFEEFMSAELRAVNGMEVWDLEHEVAAFDAPLPRLRVIPIDEFDPFDFL, from the coding sequence ATGAGCGTGCGCCAGACCTACCTCCTCGTGGACGGCGAGAACATCGATGCCACCCTCGGCATGTCCGTCCTCAACCGCCGGCCCCATCCGGAGGAGCGACCCCGCTGGCAGCGCGTGCTGGCCCATGTGGAGCGCGCATGGGGGCAGCCGGTGCGGCCGCTGTTCTTCCTGGCGGTGGAGGGGGAGATCCCCTTCGGCTTCGTGCAGGCGCTGACCACCATGGGCTACCAGCCGATCCTCCTCAAGGGCTCCGGCAAGGTCGTGGACATCGGCATCCAGCGCACCGCGGAGGCGCTGCTGAACCGCGAGGCGGACGTGGTCCTGGCCTCGCACGACGTCGACTTCGCCCCGCACATGCAGGCCCTCGCCGCCGAGGGGTCGCGTGTGGCCGTCATGGGCTTCGAGGAGTTCATGTCCGCCGAGCTGCGGGCCGTGAACGGCATGGAGGTGTGGGACCTCGAGCACGAGGTCGCCGCGTTCGACGCCCCGCTGCCGCGCCTGCGCGTCATCCCGATCGACGAGTTCGACCCCTTCGACTTCCTCTGA
- a CDS encoding glycerophosphodiester phosphodiesterase family protein, whose product MNVPAASSRPAPAYLADSLPARRGWPLGFAHRGADTGRENTLAAFRAAWEAGFTYLELDVRTTADGELVVFHDETLDRVSTAVGAFSALTWEELGAHTVGGEPLLRFADLLAALPEARFNVDLKDDAAARPLAALLTEHRAWDRVLVASFHDARRRAFRRALAEAGHADRAHGPRRVATSGGAAAIAALVLLGPLGLTGWLRRHALEVDCVQVPVRHGRVPVVTEAFVRRCHAADLPVHVWVVDDPAEMERLLDLGVDGIMTDRADVLAEVFTRRGIWPQH is encoded by the coding sequence GTGAACGTCCCCGCTGCCTCGTCCCGCCCCGCCCCCGCCTACCTCGCCGACTCTCTGCCCGCGCGGCGCGGCTGGCCGCTGGGGTTCGCCCACCGCGGCGCGGACACGGGCCGGGAGAACACGCTGGCCGCGTTCCGGGCCGCGTGGGAGGCAGGCTTCACGTACCTCGAGCTGGACGTGCGGACCACGGCGGACGGTGAGCTCGTGGTCTTCCACGACGAGACTCTGGACCGCGTGTCCACCGCCGTGGGCGCGTTCTCCGCGCTGACTTGGGAGGAGCTGGGCGCGCACACGGTGGGCGGGGAGCCGCTGCTGCGGTTCGCAGACCTGCTCGCCGCGCTGCCCGAGGCCCGGTTCAACGTGGACCTCAAGGACGACGCCGCCGCCCGCCCCCTCGCCGCCCTGCTCACCGAGCACCGGGCGTGGGACCGCGTGCTGGTCGCCTCGTTCCACGACGCGCGGCGGCGCGCCTTCCGCCGGGCCCTCGCCGAGGCGGGCCACGCCGACCGCGCCCACGGACCGAGGCGCGTGGCGACGTCGGGCGGGGCGGCAGCGATCGCGGCCCTGGTGTTGCTCGGCCCGCTGGGGCTGACCGGCTGGCTGCGCCGGCACGCGCTCGAGGTGGACTGCGTGCAGGTGCCCGTGCGGCACGGTCGAGTGCCGGTGGTGACGGAGGCGTTCGTGCGCCGCTGCCACGCCGCAGACCTCCCCGTCCATGTGTGGGTGGTGGACGATCCGGCCGAGATGGAGCGCCTGCTGGACCTGGGCGTGGACGGCATCATGACCGACCGCGCGGACGTCCTGGCCGAGGTGTTCACGCGGCGCGGCATCTGGCCGCAGCACTGA
- a CDS encoding aldehyde dehydrogenase family protein — MSPSPRAAASSPAPVYPFPGTEPVEAAVARIRAEADARTAHPREVREERLRAVRRMLTDHQDRFADALARDLGKSRTEALLTEVGSVISEIDHTLAHLGSWMKPRKVSVPLAFQPASAQVAPVPLGAVLVIGAWNYPVQLTLAPLVGALAAGNAVVVSPSEKSPATAAALQELLPAALDGEGVAVVEGGADCVQALIAHPWDHILYTGGERVGRIVYEAAAKTLTPVTLELGGKSPAVVTEVKDPAGMARRIAFGKFTNAGQTCVAPDYVLAVGPEAHAQVLRHLPAAIAEFYGPDPAESPDYGRLVSEDHARRLVDLLAEDVDAGAHVVIGGEADVAGRYLAPTVVDGVSLDGALMREELFGPVLPVVRVDTLQEALDVIAARPHPLASYLFTDDDDDRAAFSAQVQAGVVSEGVTLLHAGMPTLRFGGVGHSGIGAYHGEAGFETFSHLRPELTKGTGVDTLRAVYPPHGPVKRALLPKLL; from the coding sequence ATGAGCCCGTCCCCGCGCGCCGCCGCGTCCTCCCCCGCCCCCGTGTATCCGTTCCCCGGCACCGAGCCGGTGGAGGCCGCCGTCGCCCGGATCCGCGCCGAGGCCGACGCCCGCACCGCCCATCCCCGCGAGGTCCGCGAGGAGCGCCTGCGCGCCGTGCGCCGGATGCTCACCGACCACCAGGACCGGTTCGCCGATGCCCTGGCCCGCGACCTCGGCAAGTCCCGCACCGAGGCGCTGCTGACGGAGGTCGGCTCGGTGATCTCGGAGATCGACCACACCCTCGCCCACCTGGGCTCGTGGATGAAGCCGCGGAAGGTCTCCGTCCCCCTCGCGTTCCAGCCCGCATCCGCCCAGGTCGCGCCCGTGCCGCTGGGTGCCGTGCTGGTGATCGGCGCGTGGAACTACCCCGTGCAGCTCACGCTCGCCCCGCTCGTCGGCGCGCTCGCCGCGGGCAACGCCGTCGTGGTGAGCCCGTCGGAGAAGTCGCCCGCCACGGCCGCCGCCCTGCAGGAGCTGCTGCCGGCCGCGCTGGACGGCGAGGGCGTCGCCGTCGTCGAGGGTGGGGCGGACTGCGTCCAGGCGCTGATCGCGCACCCGTGGGACCACATCCTGTACACCGGCGGCGAGCGCGTGGGGCGGATCGTCTACGAGGCGGCCGCGAAGACGCTCACCCCCGTCACCCTCGAGCTGGGCGGCAAGTCGCCGGCCGTGGTGACCGAGGTGAAGGACCCCGCCGGGATGGCCCGGCGCATCGCGTTCGGCAAGTTCACCAACGCGGGCCAGACCTGCGTGGCCCCGGACTACGTGCTGGCCGTGGGACCGGAGGCGCACGCCCAGGTGCTGCGGCACCTGCCCGCAGCGATCGCCGAGTTCTACGGCCCCGATCCCGCGGAGTCCCCCGACTACGGCCGCCTGGTCTCGGAGGACCACGCCCGGCGCCTCGTGGACCTGCTGGCCGAGGACGTCGACGCCGGTGCGCACGTGGTGATCGGCGGCGAGGCGGACGTAGCCGGCCGCTACCTGGCGCCGACCGTCGTCGACGGCGTCTCCCTGGACGGCGCGCTCATGCGTGAAGAGCTGTTCGGTCCTGTCCTGCCGGTGGTCCGCGTGGACACCCTGCAGGAGGCGCTCGACGTGATCGCCGCGCGCCCGCACCCGCTGGCCTCCTACCTGTTCACCGATGACGACGACGATCGCGCCGCCTTCTCCGCGCAGGTCCAGGCCGGCGTGGTGAGCGAGGGAGTGACGCTGCTGCACGCGGGCATGCCGACGCTGCGGTTCGGCGGGGTGGGCCACTCCGGGATCGGCGCGTACCACGGCGAGGCCGGGTTCGAGACGTTCTCCCACCTGCGCCCCGAGCTCACCAAGGGCACCGGCGTGGACACGCTGCGCGCGGTGTACCCGCCGCACGGGCCGGTCAAGCGGGCGCTGCTGCCGAAGCTCCTGTGA
- a CDS encoding amino acid permease: protein MDTGHPSTTPAAGSTAAAPRPQAGEEKLKRSLGTRHMVMIAMGGAIGTGLLVASGNSIAMAGPGGALLAYTVIGFMVYLLMQSLGEMSTYMPVSGAFEEYGTRFVSPSFGFAVGWNYWFNWAITVAAELVAAGLVMRYWLPDVPSWIWSALFLAVLFAVNALSTRAFGESEFWFSLVKVLTVVVFLVLGVLMILGILGGPAPGFENWTVADAPFVNGFTGILAIFMVAGFSFQGTEMIGVAAGEADDPERTVPKAIRTVFFRILLFYVGAIAVIGFLIPYTSPNLLGSEIGDVAISPFTLVFENAGVLAAATVMNAVILTAILSAGNSGLYVSTRMLYSLAMSGKAPRVFTRINRRGVPMPALLATTAIGGLCFLTALLGDGTAYVWLVSASGLAGFITWMGIAWSHYRFRRAYVTQGGDPDDLPFKARWFPLGPIVALVMCAVVIVGQNYEAFLSGGLDFLTVATAYIGLPLFLALWLGHKLVTKAPGVRYEDADLTRNRH from the coding sequence ATGGACACCGGACACCCGTCCACCACGCCCGCCGCCGGCAGTACGGCGGCGGCCCCCCGCCCCCAGGCCGGGGAGGAGAAGCTGAAGCGCAGCCTCGGCACGCGCCACATGGTCATGATCGCGATGGGCGGCGCCATCGGCACCGGTCTGCTCGTGGCCTCGGGCAACAGCATCGCCATGGCCGGCCCCGGCGGCGCGCTGCTGGCGTACACCGTGATCGGCTTCATGGTGTACCTGCTGATGCAGTCGCTCGGCGAGATGTCCACGTACATGCCGGTGTCCGGCGCGTTCGAGGAGTACGGCACCCGGTTCGTCAGCCCCTCCTTCGGCTTCGCCGTGGGGTGGAACTACTGGTTCAACTGGGCCATCACGGTGGCGGCCGAGCTCGTCGCCGCGGGCCTGGTGATGCGCTACTGGCTGCCGGACGTCCCGTCCTGGATCTGGTCCGCGCTGTTCCTGGCCGTGCTGTTCGCCGTGAACGCCCTCTCCACGCGCGCCTTCGGCGAGAGCGAGTTCTGGTTCTCCCTGGTCAAGGTGCTCACCGTGGTGGTCTTCCTGGTGCTCGGCGTCCTGATGATCCTGGGCATCCTGGGCGGCCCGGCCCCGGGCTTCGAGAACTGGACGGTGGCGGACGCCCCGTTCGTGAACGGGTTCACTGGCATCCTGGCGATCTTCATGGTGGCCGGCTTCTCCTTCCAGGGCACCGAGATGATCGGCGTGGCCGCAGGCGAGGCCGACGACCCCGAGCGGACCGTGCCGAAGGCCATCCGCACCGTGTTCTTCCGCATCCTGCTGTTCTACGTGGGCGCGATCGCCGTGATCGGCTTCCTCATCCCCTACACCAGCCCGAACCTGCTGGGCAGCGAGATCGGCGACGTCGCGATCTCCCCCTTCACCCTGGTGTTCGAGAACGCGGGCGTGCTGGCCGCGGCCACCGTGATGAACGCCGTGATCCTCACGGCGATCCTCTCCGCGGGCAACTCCGGCCTCTACGTCTCCACGCGCATGCTCTACTCCCTGGCGATGTCCGGGAAGGCCCCGCGCGTCTTCACCAGGATCAACCGCCGCGGCGTGCCCATGCCGGCGCTGCTGGCCACCACCGCGATCGGCGGCCTGTGCTTCCTCACCGCCCTGCTGGGCGACGGCACCGCGTACGTGTGGCTCGTCTCCGCGTCCGGCCTGGCCGGGTTCATCACCTGGATGGGCATCGCGTGGAGCCACTACCGCTTCCGCCGGGCCTATGTGACCCAGGGCGGCGACCCGGACGACCTGCCCTTCAAGGCCCGCTGGTTCCCGCTCGGGCCGATCGTGGCGCTCGTGATGTGCGCCGTGGTGATCGTGGGCCAGAACTACGAGGCCTTCCTGAGCGGCGGCCTGGACTTCCTCACGGTGGCCACCGCGTACATCGGGCTGCCGCTCTTCCTCGCCCTGTGGCTGGGCCACAAGCTGGTCACGAAGGCCCCGGGCGTCCGCTACGAGGACGCCGACCTCACCCGCAACCGGCACTGA
- a CDS encoding helix-turn-helix domain-containing protein has product MTAMLTTENITIDDTDVRLAGETPHPQGATLVLRAADGTDVELPERIQAMLLATLTSVAENGEATIGRLPDELTSTVAADILSVSRPTLMKWVRQGRIDSFKVGTHTRFKREDVLRLQAERMEERRAAFAALREDKDWD; this is encoded by the coding sequence ATGACTGCCATGCTGACCACAGAGAACATCACCATCGACGATACGGACGTACGCCTGGCGGGAGAGACGCCGCATCCACAGGGTGCCACCCTGGTTCTCCGAGCCGCTGACGGCACCGACGTCGAGCTGCCGGAGCGCATCCAGGCGATGCTGCTGGCCACGCTGACCTCGGTTGCGGAGAACGGGGAGGCCACCATCGGCCGCCTCCCCGACGAGCTGACCAGCACCGTGGCGGCGGACATCCTCAGCGTGTCCCGTCCCACCCTGATGAAATGGGTCCGACAGGGGCGGATCGACAGCTTCAAGGTGGGCACCCACACGCGCTTCAAGCGAGAGGATGTGCTGCGCCTGCAGGCTGAGCGCATGGAGGAGCGCCGCGCGGCCTTCGCGGCCCTCCGTGAGGACAAGGACTGGGACTGA
- a CDS encoding PIN domain-containing protein: protein MTCRVLVDANVLVSRTAMDWLHFLREFNEGMFQLHITHDIQAEAIHALRRIHPQRSGGAITDRVEKITGLVDEVVQDFPGNLPFTGADDHDYHVHAAAVAARADLVLTFNAPDDITTTPDDEHYDVITPDDFFVLVTDSNPRCLLPIVKIQFDYWSNRPGHAQLDDALLKAGCPAFARRVRTTLGQLA, encoded by the coding sequence ATGACGTGCAGGGTTCTCGTCGACGCCAACGTGTTGGTGAGCCGGACCGCCATGGACTGGCTCCACTTCCTCCGGGAGTTCAACGAGGGGATGTTCCAGCTGCACATCACCCACGACATCCAGGCGGAGGCGATCCACGCCCTGCGGCGCATCCACCCCCAACGCTCGGGTGGAGCGATCACGGATCGGGTGGAGAAGATCACCGGCCTCGTGGACGAAGTCGTCCAGGACTTCCCGGGGAACCTGCCGTTCACGGGTGCGGACGACCACGACTATCACGTGCATGCAGCGGCCGTGGCCGCGCGGGCCGACCTCGTGCTCACCTTCAACGCTCCGGACGACATCACCACGACGCCGGATGACGAGCACTATGACGTGATCACCCCGGACGACTTCTTCGTCCTCGTGACGGACTCGAACCCGCGGTGCCTCCTTCCCATCGTCAAGATCCAGTTCGACTACTGGTCGAACAGACCGGGCCATGCGCAGCTCGATGACGCTCTGCTGAAGGCCGGCTGTCCCGCATTCGCCCGGCGCGTGCGGACGACGTTGGGCCAGCTCGCGTGA